Genomic DNA from Mycobacteroides chelonae CCUG 47445:
TGACGATGCCGTGCCGGTTCTCCTCGGCAGTCCAACGCCCCACCCAGGTTCCCCAGGCACCATCGAGACCGAAGTACTGGGCCGCCTGACGGTGGTAGGACGGCAGGTTGTCCTCGGTAAGCAGGTTGGTGATCATCGCCGCCTTGGCAACCTCGCTCAGCTGTGACTGCTCCGGGTCCCAGTCGTCGCCGCCCATCTGCGCAAAATTACGACCGCGTTCCCAGGGAACGTAGTCGTGCGGATGCCACTCCGTGGCCACCGACAAATGACGGTTAAGGTTGGCTTCAGCAACGGGTTCCAACTCGCTGAGCATCTCAAGGTCGGTCAACTCTCTTGACATTTCACCTTGTCCTTCGCGTTGGAACCCCGAGCCCACGCACAGGGTAACTTATCTGAGCAATGCTTTAAGGCGCATGTCAGCCACGACTGATTGCCTGCAACTTCCACCCCGACCACACCGCCGGACGGGTCACCATGCCTGTTTCGTCCCCCACAGCTGGGCAACGGCTTACTACAGACCCGATATTCGAACCGGCTTCGCTGCACCATAACCCGATGAGAGCAACATCACTAACTCGGCCGTGTCGCATCGCCCTCACGCCGAGGAATCGCCGCCCGAGTCCAACATCGGGGCCAGGTAATCCAGTGCGAACCGGCGCGCCTGTTCCTCGGTCTCGAGCCCAATGGCGGTCTGCCTCGTAAGAATCAAGGACAGGGCAATACGTATGTGCAACTCGGCGACCGTACGCAAGTGAGCCAAGATCTGCCCAGAAACCTCTGCCTCACCATAGATCTCGCTCTTCCAAAGGCTCGCGCAAAACTCACGGAATGCCCCGATCAGAGGGCCGGCTTCTGTGGTGAGCGCGGGCAATATCGAGTCCGGCTCGGTTTCCAACAACCTCCGCAGGAGCGGGTGATCGAGGATGAATTCAACAGTGTAGGAAGAGCTTTCAGCCATCCGATCGGCCAGCGTCATCGTTCGACCCTCAACACGGGCGGACACCCCGCTCATGTACTTACGTAACTCCGCGTACACCACCGCTTCGGTCAGGGCCCTCTTGTTCGGAAATCGCCGGTAGACCGTCGCACGGCTCAGCCCAGCGCGCTTGGCCACGTCGTCAACCGTCGATCGGCGCCAGCCCACCACCGCGATCTGTTCGAAGGCGGCCGCCAGTACCCGCTCGGTGAGTTCGTCGACATCATCGGGCAGGCGCAGCGCGGCAGGATCGGCCGAGGCCAGCGTATTGAGCAGTGTGTCCTCAGTCACTTGCGTCGCGCGCTCCTTGTCACTCCTCCGGATGCCGACCATACTTCAGAAACAAAGATATGAAAATTGTCTCACAATCTCTGCCTGAGGAGTACACATGTCTCGAGCTGCGTTTTCTCGCTACATCCAGGACGTATGCGCAAGCCGCGTTCAGTTCCTCACCTTCCTCATGGGTGTTTGGTTCACTCCACAGGGGCCCATCGGGCTGATGATCAACCACGACTTTCCGCTGCGCTCCACGCACGAGATGTACACGGCGTCGTTCTATGCGTTCGGCGTCATCCCCGTGGGTGTCAATGGCTGGCATGCGCTATTCCACCTGGCCACCGGTATTGCGCTACTGATTGGCGCCCGGACTCGCACTAACGCCATCCGTTATGCGGCCGCGGTGGCGCTGGTCTACTGGGCAATGGTGGCGGTGTGCATCGGTGGCGGCATGACCGTGTGCAGCGTGATGGCCGTCGACACCGTCGGCAACTGGGTCCACGGCTCCGAGGGGCTGATCCTGGCCCTGATCGCCGCCTACGGCGTGATCAGTGGGAACAAGTCACCCGTAGCCCAGGCCGTCCCGGCCTCCTAGGCGCCCTCCGTCGCACTGGGCGGGCAATCGAGCCGGTCGGTATTTTGAAAGCCGTGCGAACTGCGATATGCCGCGCGGCAGCGGCCGCCACTGCCTTCTTGATTCTGCTCGGCGGGTACGGCCTGCAATCCCCGCAGACGGCGCACGCCTCAAGCTGCGCTGACATTGACCTGGCCTTTGCGCGCGGCACCAACGAGCCCGCGGGCCTCGGCGATGTTGGCAAGTCATTCACCGATGCCGTGAAGAAGCAACTGCAGGGTGCCAAGGGGATGACCATCTCCACCTACGGCGTGGACTACCCCGCAAGTATCGATTTCATCCAGGCCGGCAAGGGCTCGGACGATCTGAGCAAGCACATCCAGAAGACCGCCGCCGACTGCCCGAAGATGAAATTCGTCGTCGGGGGTTATGCACAGGGCGCGGCGGTGGTAGATGTGCTGCTGGGCAGCACGCCGCCGGGCACCTACACCTTCACCAATCCCCTGCCTGCCGGGCTCGAGCAGCGCATCGTCTCCATTGTGCTGTTCGGTGATCCCAAGAACATTCGACCGCC
This window encodes:
- a CDS encoding cutinase family protein, which encodes MRTAICRAAAAATAFLILLGGYGLQSPQTAHASSCADIDLAFARGTNEPAGLGDVGKSFTDAVKKQLQGAKGMTISTYGVDYPASIDFIQAGKGSDDLSKHIQKTAADCPKMKFVVGGYAQGAAVVDVLLGSTPPGTYTFTNPLPAGLEQRIVSIVLFGDPKNIRPPGVDANLAIREDLLHKVIDVCNPGDFFCDPQGGDIVSHTTYAKDKLTDGAAETVVQRLVAALGNRCPGGEPSGASTTCAPSA
- a CDS encoding TetR/AcrR family transcriptional regulator, whose protein sequence is MTEDTLLNTLASADPAALRLPDDVDELTERVLAAAFEQIAVVGWRRSTVDDVAKRAGLSRATVYRRFPNKRALTEAVVYAELRKYMSGVSARVEGRTMTLADRMAESSSYTVEFILDHPLLRRLLETEPDSILPALTTEAGPLIGAFREFCASLWKSEIYGEAEVSGQILAHLRTVAELHIRIALSLILTRQTAIGLETEEQARRFALDYLAPMLDSGGDSSA
- a CDS encoding DUF4383 domain-containing protein, with the protein product MSRAAFSRYIQDVCASRVQFLTFLMGVWFTPQGPIGLMINHDFPLRSTHEMYTASFYAFGVIPVGVNGWHALFHLATGIALLIGARTRTNAIRYAAAVALVYWAMVAVCIGGGMTVCSVMAVDTVGNWVHGSEGLILALIAAYGVISGNKSPVAQAVPAS